A stretch of the Argentina anserina chromosome 6, drPotAnse1.1, whole genome shotgun sequence genome encodes the following:
- the LOC126799515 gene encoding uncharacterized protein LOC126799515, which yields MPIRNQLDFRVPIKFLAFCVFLSCFPGCILSATVTLDSIEIYNTHELLKQPTVYFKCQHDQNKTVLPDVKDKKVLYKFNGQESWQPLTELNDKKCKRCGFYEEDAIKSDDVFEEWELCPSDFGGHDGKFRRVTKDEFNATFLCPKCDTSGSKSNSKSHGESKGNGIPIALVLLIVLVVLAVCMTGVVAGYKHWQKKKRQQEQARFLKLFEDGDDIEDELGLDHVI from the exons ATGCCGATTCGGAATCAGCTGGATTTCAGGGTTCCGATCAAATTCCTCGCCTTCTGCGTCTTCCTCAGCTGCTTTCCAG GATGCATATTATCGGCGACTGTGACGCTCGATTCGATAGAGATATACAACACGCACGAGCTGCTGAAACAGCCGACGGTTTATTTCAAATGCCAACACGACCAGAACAAGACGGTGTTGCCGGAcgtcaaggacaagaaggtcTTGTATAAATTCAACGGCCAAGAGTCTTGGCAG CCTTTGACAGAGCTCAATGATAAGAAGTGTAAGCGGTGTGGATTTTATGAGGAGGATGCCATCAAATCAGACGACGTATTTGAGGAGTGGGAGTTGTGTCCATCTGATTTCGGTGGTCATGATGGAAAATTCCGGCGAGTCACaaaagatgaattcaatgcaACGTTTTTGTGTCCGAAGTGCGACACTAGTG GATCCAAATCCAATAGTAAGTCTCATGGAGAATCAAAGGGAAATGGAATCCCTATCGCTCTAGTTCTATTAATTGTTCTTGTTGTGTTAGCAGTGTGTATGACTGGAGTAGTAGCTGGATACAAGCACTGGCAAAAGAAAAAGCGACAACAGGAACAGGCTCGGTTCTTAAAGCTGTTTGAAGATGGTGATGATATTGAGGATGAATTAGGGCTTGATCATGTAATTTGA
- the LOC126799345 gene encoding protein ALUMINUM SENSITIVE 3, with translation MASYSSSLFSSTTQNHSAASPLQGLYADQVLLPFFDALVEKMDFSWMVDFLKGMVKPLAATVVVLLAVVLSYVQKLGLGGEMVYSIARAFVQLSIIGFVLQFIFNRDNAIWIILAYMFMVSVAGYTAGQRAKHVPRGKYVAGASILVGTAITMFLLIVLKVFPFTPRYIIPVAGMMVGNSMTVTGVTMKRLRDDIRTQMNLVETALALGATPRQATLQQVKRALVISLSPVLDNAKTVGLISLPGAMTGLIMGGASPLEAIQLQIVVMNFLIGASTISSILSTYLCWPAFFTKAYQLETKVFSAE, from the exons ATGGCATCATATTCTTCGTCactcttctcctccaccacgCAAAACCACTCGGCAGCTTCACCTCTACAAGGCCTGTACGCTGACCAGGTTCTTCTTCCGTTTTTCGATGCTCTTGTGGAGAAAATGGACTTCTCATGGATGGTGGACTTCCTCAAGGGCATGGTGAAGCCTTTGGCTGCCACCGTGGTGGTGCTCCTGGCGGTGGTGCTTTCGTATGTACAGAAGCTCGGTTTGGGTGGCGAGATGGTTTACTCTATTGCTAGGGCCTTTGTGCAGCTGTCGATTATTGGGTTTGTTTTGCAGTTCATTTTCAATAGGGATAATGCTATTTGGATCATCCTTGCTTACATGTTCATG GTCTCTGTTGCTGGCTACACAGCAGGTCAAAGGGCTAAACATGTTCCTAGAGGGAAGTATGTTGCAGGGGCATCAATATTGGTTGGAACTGCAATTACAATGTTCCTTCTTATTGTGCTCAAGGTCTTCCCCTTCACTCCAAGATATATTATCCCTGTTGCCGGAATGATGGTCGGAAATTCCATGACGGTAACCGGGGTTACAATGAAAAGACTACGAGATGATATCCGAACACAAATGAACCTG GTAGAAACGGCATTAGCTCTGGGAGCAACACCACGCCAAGCAACACTTCAGCAGGTGAAGCGAGCTTTGGTTATATCATTGTCTCCAGTTCTAGACAACGCAAAAACTGTCGGTCTCATCTCACTTCCTGGAGCAATGACTGGCCTCATAATGGGAGGAGCTTCTCCTCTCGAGGCCATTCAGCTTCAGATTGTTGTCATGAACTTTCTAATTGGTGCATCCACAATTAGCAGCATATTGTCAACGTATCTGTGTTGGCCTGCCTTCTTTACTAAAGCTTATCAGTTAGAGACCAAGGTCTTCTCCGCAGAATAG
- the LOC126799150 gene encoding uncharacterized protein LOC126799150, which yields MSKLGGLLRTPFRSTLAARPQNHHHLLPSLLRDPPRRFSTAAEQPPQNPAPGQPPPSPDATVDQFVRTPNADAAVYGKLIGITRNTLKTDIVNLLEGCNLTLDDVKVQYNTIFVPNGMMVQFRSQRAFENAIRVLRSRGLAQMFRLERSDRQRWESVPCYDGKTVLIQGLPLISYAEDVERFLSGTSYQSSSIKIFLRQAQPEPIKAAVVLFPSPIQAMNAYITRNRGYIRNNQVLMRVLQ from the exons ATGTCAAAGCTGGGTGGTCTTCTTCGAACCCCATTCAGATCAACCCTCGCCGCCCGGCCACAAAACCATCACCACCTCCTCCCTTCCCTCCTCCGCGACCCGCCGCGACGCTTCTCCACCGCAGCGGAGCAACCGCCTCAGAACCCCGCACCCGGACAACCACCTCCGTCGCCGGATGCAACAGTCGACCAATTTGTTCGAACCCCAAACGCAG ATGCGGCGGTTTATGGGAAATTGATTGGGATTACGAGGAACACGTTGAAGACCGACATTGTGAACTTGCTGGAAGGCTGCAATCTGACTCTGGACGATGTTAAAGTCCAGTACAATACGATTTTCGTGCCCAACGGAAT GATGGTGCAATTTCGGTCTCAAAGAGCTTTTGAGAATGCAATTAGGGTGCTTCGAAGTCGGGGCCTGGCCCAGATGTTCAGATTGGAAAGG TCTGATCGACAGAGGTGGGAATCTGTGCCTTGTTATGATGGAAAAACT GTATTAATTCAGGGACTCCCTCTAATATCATATGCGGAAGACGTGGAGCGCTTTCTGTCTGGAACTTCATATCAATCCTCTTCCATTAAAATCTTTTTGAG ACAAGCTCAACCGGAACCCATTAAAGCTGCCGTTGTTCTGTTTCCTTCACCAATCCAGGCGATGAATGCATACATCACAAGGAACAGAGGCTACATTCGAAACAATCAAGTGTTGATGCGTGTTCTCCAGTAA
- the LOC126799149 gene encoding pentatricopeptide repeat-containing protein At2g37320 — MGFSFRLGKRLSHSFLHTHSGRLRPSPSQKLRQILQQSRKHSNALRVLDLITPKPTISAPRRQAHLRLIEGFLRSDSDQFSNPSSLSSSHASTQFSDLFNELFDSSSVDYLNESFTADASVILQAISSCGSKRDLHGSSLISFYSKCSELENAYKVFDEMPVRNVVSWTAIISGYAQEWQVDVCLEPLGLMRCLGLKPNDFTYASVLSACTGRGALGQGKCAHGQTIRMGFDSYIHIARALMSMYCKCGAVKDALYMFENLDGKDTVSWNSMIAGYGPHGHALQAIGLFEEMKKQGLKPEGITLLGVLSACRHGGLVRKGLQYFNSMVEEHCIQPELDHYSCIIDLLGRAGLLDEARVFIEKMPIHPNAVIWGSLLSSCRVHRSVWIGIEAAESRLLMEPGCASTHVQLANLYARLGCWDEAARVRKLMKYEGIKTSPGFSWIEIGNEVPRFRAEDGTNLRIIEIVGVLDCLAGHMVRLKASGCELQKQEEKDAS, encoded by the coding sequence ATGGGATTCTCTTTCAGATTGGGGAAGAGACTTTCTCACTCTTTTCTACACACACATTCTGGTCGGTTGAGACCATCACCTTCTCAAAAACTCAGACAAATATTACAACAATCTAGGAAGCATTCCAACGCTTTGAGAGTTCTTGACCTCATCACCCCAAAGCCAACCATCTCTGCACCTCGTCGCCAAGCCCATCTTCGGCTCATTGAGGGCTTTCTACGCTCAGATTCCGATCAATTCAGCAacccttcttctctctcttcctcacatgcatcaacaCAATTCTCTGATTTATTCAATGAGCTGTTCGATTCCAGCTCAGTTGATTATCTGAATGAAAGCTTTACGGCCGACGCGAGTGTTATATTACAAGCCATAAGCTCATGCGGGTCTAAGCGTGATCTTCATGGCAGCTCTTTGATAAGCTTTTACAGCAAGTGTAGTGAATTGGAGAACGCATATaaggtgtttgatgaaatgccGGTGAGGAATGTGGTGTCGTGGACTGCGATTATTTCGGGGTATGCACAAGAGTGGCAGGTTGATGTGTGCTTGGAGCCTTTGGGTTTAATGAGATGCTTGGGTTTAAAGCCGAATGATTTTACGTATGCGAGTGTTTTGAGTGCTTGCACAGGCAGGGGAGCTCTTGGGCAAGGAAAATGTGCTCACGGCCAGACGATTCGGATGGGTTTCGATTCGTACATTCACATTGCTAGAGCTTTGATGTCGATGTACTGCAAATGTGGGGCTGTTAAGGATGCGCTTTACATGTTTGAAAATCTGGATGGCAAAGACACTGTGTCTTGGAACTCCATGATTGCAGGGTATGGGCCACATGGGCACGCGCTGCAGGCCATTGGTCTttttgaagaaatgaagaagcaAGGGTTGAAACCTGAGGGCATTACTTTACTGGGGGTTCTCTCTGCGTGTCGTCATGGGGGTCTTGTAAGAAAGGGTCTGCAGTACTTCAATTCGATGGTTGAAGAACATTGCATTCAGCCCGAACTAGATCATTATTCGTGCATTATAGATCTCCTTGGTCGAGCAGGTTTATTGGATGAGGCTCGAGTGTTCATTGAAAAGATGCCTATTCATCCCAACGCCGTTATTTGGGGTTCACTTCTTTCTTCATGCAGGGTTCATAGGAGCGTTTGGATTGGCATTGAGGCTGCAGAGAGCAGGCTACTGATGGAGCCAGGCTGTGCCTCTACGCATGTGCAATTGGCAAACCTGTACGCTAGGCTGGGTTGTTGGGATGAGGCAGCGAGAGTAAGAAAGCTGATGAAATATGAGGGAATCAAGACAAGTCCTGGGTTCAGCTGGATTGAGATAGGTAATGAAGTTCCCAGATTTAGAGCAGAAGACGGTACAAACCTCAGAATAATAGAAATAGTTGGAGTCTTGGATTGTTTGGCGGGCCACATGGTCCGCCTCAAAGCTTCAGGTTGTGAGCTTCAAAAGCAAGAGGAGAAGGATGCTTCGTGA
- the LOC126798997 gene encoding uncharacterized protein LOC126798997 — protein sequence MKLEYTNTLERVIMSAEQLKHEESSTEALSCQMATELNQKRDIVAAHILVQMANEDSVLLHQRLSLHGLKHNMKGKPRMRWKMIGDRVGEGDSHSEVARRKANFVAKRQKAAVRGPVNAADSVVLALAAMPCSGKRKRKKLNIGLPLSSPGPGFMNCNVSEDRYDNLYEEGGYLDGHELTKRWGNNHQKSCEAFIADHHGQMSVLREENIHVAGPVNIPRHMKNDVREEDDDDLHEMWQVLDSHETTDRCRNNDQKPVGAGCEDHHDKLGILSARKRKEVIGSYFKRDSEDVAVPVKMPFKLPVRTVDRLHPVGSPPPPPLASMEPSLNDNERFRHVRRRRNIATFRPSSKEVRAYFHKEEALRYLVPDRGFCYTALDGRKSAVAPVRKKNNKCIDHVMLRADRPLVVSIYCLVRDAAARLPGGMGTRADVCTLMRDSQYLLEDVTDEQLHYLASKGLDRLHYEDDPCVRYDGKVWVYLHRNRGEDDFEEDAAFCTFYLRRK from the coding sequence ATGAAACTGGAATATACTAATACTCTAGAAAGAGTAATCATGTCAGCTGAGCAGTTGAAGCATGAAGAGAGTTCAACGGAAGCATTATCATGTCAAATGGCTACGGAATTGAATCAGAAGAGAGATATAGTCGCTGCACATATTTTGGTCCAGATGGCCAATGAAGATTCTGTGTTGCTTCATCAGAGGTTAAGTTTGCACGGCTTGAAGCATAACATGAAAGGGAAGCCGAGAATGAGGTGGAAAATGATAGGTGATAGAGTAGGAGAGGGTGATAGTCATTCTGAAGTGGCTAGGAGAAAGGCCAACTTTGTTGCAAAGCGCCAGAAAGCTGCAGTTAGAGGTCCAGTGAATGCTGCAGATAGTGTAGTCTTAGCTTTAGCAGCAATGCCATGTTCTGGAAAGAGAAAACGTAAAAAGCTGAACATTGGTCTTCCACTATCTTCTCCTGGACCAGGGTTTATGAACTGTAATGTCAGTGAGGACCGGTATGACAATTTATATGAAGAGGGTGGATATTTGGATGGTCACGAGCTGACTAAGAGATGGGGAAATAATCATCAGAAGTCATGTGAAGCTTTCATTGCGGATCACCATGGTCAAATGAGCGTgttaagagaagaaaatatacaTGTTGCAGGCCCAGTAAACATACCTAGACATATGAAGAATGATGTCAGAGAGGAAGATGATGACGATTTGCATGAGATGTGGCAGGTTTTGGATAGTCATGAGACCACTGACAGATGTAGGAACAATGATCAGAAACCAGTTGGAGCTGGTTGTGAGGATCATCACGATAAATTAGGCATATTAAGTGCAAGGAAGCGGAAAGAAGTGATAGGATCCTACTTTAAAAGGGATTCTGAGGATGTTGCAGTACCAGTAAAAATGCCCTTCAAATTGCCAGTTCGAACTGTTGATAGACTTCATCCAGTTGGGAGCCCTCCTCCACCACCTCTGGCTTCAATGGAACCATCATTAAATGACAATGAAAGGTTTAGGCATGTGAGACGTAGGAGGAACATCGCCACTTTCAGGCCGAGCTCCAAAGAAGTAAGAGCCTACTTTCATAAGGAGGAAGCTTTGAGGTACTTAGTCCCGGATAGGGGATTTTGTTACACAGCACTGGATGGTAGAAAGTCTGCGGTCGCTCCTGTACGAAAAAAGAACAACAAATGCATAGATCATGTTATGCTTAGAGCTGATAGGCCACTGGTTGTCTCTATATACTGTCTTGTGCGGGATGCAGCTGCCAGATTACCTGGAGGTATGGGTACCAGAGCAGATGTATGTACACTCATGCGGGACTCACAGTATCTACTTGAAGATGTCACTGATGAACAACTCCATTATCTTGCTAGCAAAGGACTGGACAGGCTCCACTATGAAGATGATCCATGCGTTAGGTATGATGGGAAGGTGTGGGTTTATTTACATCGAAATAGAGGGGAGGATGACTTTGAGGAAGATGCTGCGTTTTGTACTTTCTACTTGAGGAGAAAGTAA
- the LOC126799685 gene encoding dirigent protein 17-like yields the protein MKNNSKEPAENGCKEQEEWTNKGQEVEPSSSSAASVYEIPGEPAVVIDGMLVVPPSDGSLQSLVFSEGVNDAASLGNTRFGVWLVGREVRKMFGGHYYSGTVTEFDEESGWWRVVYEDGDLEDLEWNELERVLQPLDIMVPLKSLALKTLKKSNKPVQKSKSSVVRPAKQKSRRGSNGVVSSPEDVPMRTPEVKQSGTAVKQSAKMDK from the coding sequence atgaaaaacaaCAGTAAAGAGCCGGCGGAAAATGGTTGCAAAGAGCAGGAAGAATGGACCAACAAAGGGCAGGAAGTAGAgccctcatcatcatcagcagCATCGGTTTATGAAATTCCAGGGGAGCCTGCTGTTGTCATTGATGGAATGCTTGTGGTTCCCCCAAGTGATGGCTCTCTTCAGTCTCTTGTATTCTCTGAGGGTGTGAATGATGCAGCATCACTTGGAAATACAAGATTTGGTGTATGGTTGGTTGGAAGGGAAGTACGAAAAATGTTTGGTGGACATTACTACTCTGGTACAGTGACCGAGTTTGATGAAGAATCAGGCTGGTGGAGGGTTGTGTATGAAGATGGCGACCTTGAAGATCTCGAGTGGAATGAGCTGGAACGGGTGCTTCAGCCCTTGGATATTATGGTCCCACTGAAATCGTTAGCCCTGAAGACTCTCAAGAAAAGTAATAAGCCTGTCCAAAAATCCAAGAGTAGTGTGGTTCGACCTGCAAAGCAGAAGTCCAGACGTGGAAGTAACGGAGTGGTCTCATCGCCTGAAGATGTTCCGATGAGGACTCCAGAGGTAAAACAGTCTGGTACGGCCGTGAAACAGTCTGCTAAAATGGACAAATGA